A single region of the Schistocerca serialis cubense isolate TAMUIC-IGC-003099 chromosome 7, iqSchSeri2.2, whole genome shotgun sequence genome encodes:
- the LOC126412991 gene encoding sialin-like, whose translation MGILAILSQYILKVTLSVALGGMVKQVAQETSADETCPLPDTASINSTDSEGGQFEWDEDMQGYILSSYYYGYAAVNIIAGYLAARYSARWVFITGLLAAGVFTVVGPICADAGPVVFMITRLLVGTFSGVIIPAMHVLLGKWFPENERQRLGGPIFSAAYLGTVISMALSGTIVKNLGWYSVFYIFGGVAIALVIPCLYFIYDEPESHPRITEKEKDFLLTHTGRDLTESKEKKELEKEDELIRNPWPLILTCPAMWAHNIISIGGSWVSYTLLSELPTYMENILHYDIDEDADTRSRKQKSPKRRKKRRMSAGNGSRDGDTLQEDEENPSAARAVDLTPTAPGSLLATSAQGQSQVDDA comes from the exons ATGGGTATACTGGCAATCCTCTCCCAGTATATATTGAAGGTGACTCTGTCGGTGGCTCTTGGTGGAATGGTCAAGCAAGTAGCTCAGGAAACCTCGGCGGATGAAACTTGTCCCCTGCCAGACACTGCAAGTATTAACTCGACAGACAGTGAG GGAGGACAATTTGAATGGGATGAGGACATGCAAGGTTACATACTGTCCTCCTACTACTACGGGTACGCAGCTGTGAACATAATCGCTGGTTACCTGGCGGCCCGGTACAGCGCCCGTTGGGTTTTCATCACAGGGCTGCTCGCTGCCGGTGTTTTCACGGTCGTGGGTCCTATCTGTGCCGATGCTGGCCCCGTGGTCTTCATGATAACACGCTTACTCGTAGGCACATTCTCA GGTGTTATCATACCAGCAATGCACGTGCTACTTGGCAAATGGTTCCCTGAAAACGAGCGACAAAGACTGGGAGGACCCATTTTCTCAG CGGCATACTTGGGCACTGTAATATCAATGGCATTGTCTGGAACCATTGTGAAGAACCTGGGCTGGTACTCTGTGTTCTACATTTTCGGCGGCGTCGCAATAGCTCTAGTGATTCCATGTTTGTACTTTATCTACGATGAGCCTGAGTCGCACCCTAGGATCACAGAGAAAGAAAAGGACTTTCTTTTGACTCACACTGGTAGAGATCTGACAGAGAGCAAAGAGAAGAAGGAGCTTGAAAAGGAG GATGAACTCATTCGGAACCCGTGGCCTCTCATCCTGACTTGTCCTGCTATGTGGGCGCACAATATAATTTCAATTGGAGGGTCGTGGGTCAGCTACACACTGCTGTCTGAGTTGCCAACCTACATGGAAAATATACTTCACTACGACATCGACGAG GACGCGGACACGCGTTCCcgcaagcagaagtcgcccaagcgACGAAAGAAGAGGAGGATGTCTGCAGGAAATGGTTCGCGAGATGGTGACACGTTGCAGGAGGATGAGGAAAATCCATCTGCGGCCAGGGCTGTGGACCTCACACCAACGGCTCCTGGTTCGCTGCTGGCAACGTCTGCCCAAGGACAAAGCCAAGTCGACGATGCTTAG